In the genome of Synergistetes bacterium HGW-Synergistetes-1, one region contains:
- a CDS encoding nucleotidyltransferase, with product MFNYTKKDLDERAAELNFVANTLEKVLRLADILKFINSNIMTRTILALKGGTAINLTIFDLPRLSVDIDLDYAVNDSREEMMKRREMITEDIKKYLSTENYTLTPRSKSRHSLDSFVFAYRTLSGSSDNIKIEINYSLRAHIFDIEIRPIIARTIIPGFSVNSLSVREIFAGKINALLSRTAPRDLYDVYNIIKAGFFQEKNERDMLRKAVVFYRAISQKEINEELSLDHLDRITHHQIKTDLLPVIQNGEVVMLEKIQKTVRSFISELMILTNREREFIRLFTAKEYRPELLFNDDAILERVRHHPMAIWKIKEHNSI from the coding sequence TTGTTTAACTACACGAAGAAGGATTTGGACGAAAGAGCCGCAGAACTGAATTTTGTTGCCAATACACTGGAAAAAGTACTCCGCCTGGCAGATATCCTGAAATTTATCAATTCAAACATAATGACACGAACAATTCTGGCCCTTAAAGGCGGAACCGCGATCAACCTCACAATATTTGACTTGCCGAGGCTATCGGTAGATATTGACTTGGATTATGCGGTAAATGATTCAAGAGAAGAAATGATGAAAAGACGGGAAATGATAACGGAGGATATCAAGAAATACCTGTCGACTGAAAACTATACTCTTACTCCCAGAAGTAAATCACGCCATAGTCTTGACTCGTTTGTCTTTGCCTACAGAACACTCAGCGGATCGAGTGACAACATAAAAATAGAAATAAACTATTCTCTCCGCGCACATATTTTCGATATTGAGATACGACCAATAATTGCGAGAACTATTATTCCCGGTTTTAGTGTGAATTCTCTTTCCGTTCGTGAAATCTTTGCAGGAAAGATAAACGCTCTCCTAAGCCGTACCGCACCAAGAGACCTCTACGATGTTTACAACATTATCAAGGCCGGGTTTTTTCAGGAAAAGAACGAACGAGATATGCTCCGCAAAGCCGTTGTATTCTATCGTGCAATTTCACAGAAAGAAATTAATGAAGAATTATCCTTAGACCATCTGGACCGTATCACCCATCATCAGATAAAGACAGATCTTCTCCCTGTTATACAAAATGGAGAGGTGGTGATGCTGGAAAAAATTCAAAAGACTGTTCGATCCTTCATATCAGAATTAATGATTTTGACAAACAGAGAACGTGAATTTATCCGATTATTTACAGCGAAAGAATATAGGCCGGAACTATTATTCAATGACGACGCTATCCTGGAAAGAGTACGACATCACCCCATGGCTATATGGAAAATTAAGGAGCATAATTCCATTTAA